From a single Anaerolineales bacterium genomic region:
- a CDS encoding cupredoxin domain-containing protein gives MNTLQILVFLSGFILTILIAWYFWFAPKAQTRAVVAASGAQEVAITVKGGYTPDVIVVQKGRPVRLTFTRQESSTCSEQVLLPDFNQHALLPEGEQVTMEFTPVKGGEYGFQCQMGMLRGKLIVE, from the coding sequence ATGAATACATTGCAAATCTTGGTTTTCCTGTCGGGGTTCATACTTACTATTTTAATTGCCTGGTATTTCTGGTTCGCGCCAAAAGCACAAACCCGTGCAGTGGTGGCTGCTTCCGGTGCACAGGAGGTGGCGATCACGGTCAAAGGCGGATATACACCCGATGTGATCGTGGTACAGAAAGGACGCCCCGTGCGACTGACGTTCACGCGTCAGGAAAGCTCCACGTGTTCGGAACAGGTGCTGTTGCCCGACTTCAATCAACATGCGCTGTTACCCGAAGGCGAACAAGTAACAATGGAATTCACCCCCGTCAAGGGAGGTGAATATGGTTTCCAATGCCAGATGGGAATGTTGCGAGGCAAGTTGATTGTAGAATAA
- a CDS encoding DoxX family protein: MTTQTMPRGYQLADIPFTKTLFESKSFAWLWLIIRLYLGYQWIESGWGKIANPAWMQGGTALKGFWERALIIPDAPARPLIAFDWYRNFIQFMLDSGNYVWFAKLVTIGELLVGAALILGIFIGFSAFVGGFMNWNFMMAGTASVNPVFLILSVLLVLAWKTAGWIGLDRWLLVQVGTPWQPGLLFRRK; encoded by the coding sequence ATGACTACTCAAACCATGCCCAGGGGATATCAACTCGCAGATATCCCATTTACGAAGACCTTGTTCGAAAGCAAGTCGTTTGCCTGGCTCTGGCTCATCATCCGCCTCTATCTGGGATACCAGTGGATCGAATCCGGCTGGGGCAAGATCGCCAATCCCGCCTGGATGCAGGGCGGCACTGCGCTGAAAGGTTTTTGGGAGCGCGCTTTAATCATTCCCGATGCACCCGCCCGTCCGCTGATCGCCTTCGACTGGTATCGCAATTTCATCCAATTTATGCTGGACAGCGGCAATTACGTCTGGTTTGCCAAACTTGTTACTATTGGCGAACTTCTGGTGGGGGCAGCGTTAATCCTGGGCATCTTTATCGGGTTCTCCGCCTTCGTTGGCGGTTTCATGAATTGGAATTTCATGATGGCGGGGACCGCCTCTGTCAATCCTGTCTTCCTGATTCTTTCGGTTCTACTTGTTCTGGCGTGGAAGACCGCTGGCTGGATCGGTCTGGATCGTTGGCTATTGGTGCAAGTGGGCACGCCCTGGCAGCCTGGGTTGCTGTTCCGGCGCAAATGA
- a CDS encoding YHS domain-containing protein → MSFRDPVCGKRINRGKAHITIEFEGVNYFLCCPQCQAQFERSPKTYAKPELGEKARKVQHYPIKQYN, encoded by the coding sequence ATGTCATTCAGAGACCCCGTATGCGGTAAACGCATCAACCGCGGCAAAGCCCATATCACCATTGAGTTTGAAGGTGTGAACTACTTTCTGTGCTGTCCGCAGTGTCAGGCGCAGTTTGAACGTTCACCAAAGACCTATGCCAAACCCGAATTGGGCGAGAAGGCAAGGAAAGTCCAACACTATCCAATAAAACAATACAATTGA
- a CDS encoding heavy metal-associated domain-containing protein, with translation MSDNCHVEPIQKPVLMNHVIQSASRILLSVSGMGCPNCATRVRNGLLLLDGVHDAEVLLNMRMAEVYFDEEKVSAEMLVQAVAGSGNDGRHHYQAQVIPS, from the coding sequence ATGAGCGATAACTGCCACGTTGAACCGATCCAAAAGCCCGTGCTGATGAACCATGTCATCCAGTCTGCCAGCCGAATCCTGCTCTCTGTTTCAGGGATGGGCTGTCCCAATTGTGCCACACGGGTACGCAATGGACTTTTACTACTGGACGGCGTCCATGACGCCGAAGTGCTGTTGAACATGCGAATGGCGGAGGTGTACTTCGATGAAGAGAAGGTCTCCGCCGAGATGCTTGTTCAGGCGGTGGCTGGGTCGGGGAACGACGGTCGTCACCATTATCAGGCTCAGGTGATTCCATCGTAA